One Candidatus Eisenbacteria bacterium DNA window includes the following coding sequences:
- a CDS encoding transposase codes for MLEKQIFGALCRSWEHWRRGDPSWKVHCARGDVENRIKELKVDLQNDRTSCTIFLANQLRVLMTAAAYVLLQELCCH; via the coding sequence GTGCTGGAAAAACAGATCTTTGGCGCTCTTTGCCGGAGCTGGGAACACTGGCGCCGGGGCGATCCTTCATGGAAAGTCCATTGTGCCCGGGGTGATGTCGAGAACCGGATCAAGGAACTAAAGGTTGACCTGCAGAACGATCGGACGAGTTGCACAATCTTCCTTGCAAATCAGCTGCGGGTATTAATGACGGCGGCGGCTTATGTGCTGTTGCAAGAGTTATGTTGTCACTGA